A genome region from Nicotiana tabacum cultivar K326 chromosome 13, ASM71507v2, whole genome shotgun sequence includes the following:
- the LOC142168195 gene encoding uncharacterized protein LOC142168195, producing MAEYEACILGIRIAVDMNIKEIFVIGDSDLLIHQVQGEWSTKNVKILLYLHFVKELCKKFTNIEFKHVPRIQNEFTDAPATLSSMIQHPDKNYIDPIEVEIKDQHDYYFHVDEEPDSKMWYHDIKIFLETREYLKNVNNSQKRALRRLANHFFLNGEVLYRRTHTWVC from the coding sequence atggctgaatatgaagcatGCATCCTTGGGATCAGAATTGCAGTTGACATGAACATCAAAGAAATTTTTGTCATAGGAGATTCCGATCTATTGATACACCAAGTCCAAGGGGAGTGGTCTACCAAAAACGTCAAGATCCTTCTGTACCTGCACTTTGTAAAAGAGTTATGCAAGAAGTTCACGAATATTGAGTTCAAGCACGTTCCCAGGATCCAGAATGAGTTCACTGATGCCCCTGCAACTCTATCGTCCATGAttcagcatccagacaagaactacaTTGACCCTATAGAGGTAGAGATCAAGGATCAACATGACTATTACTTCCATGTAGATGAAGAGCCAGATAGTAAAAtgtggtaccatgacatcaagataTTCCTCGAAACAAGAGAGTACCTGAAAAATGTTAATAATAGTCAGAAGCGAGCTCTGAGGAGATTGGCGAATCACTTTTTCCTTAATGGGGaagtcctgtataggaggacccaTACTTGGGTTTGTTGA